A stretch of the bacterium genome encodes the following:
- the purN gene encoding phosphoribosylglycinamide formyltransferase — MAGIATPPLRLAVLLSGSGTSLENLFEHIDAGLPAEVVCVVSSKKSAFGLERAERRGVPAIAVPRREYADGAAFNDALHEALAPYDPDLVCLLGFLSIFELRGRYEGKCLNVHPALVPAFSGKGFYGHHVHEAVLAKGVKLTGATVHYASEEYDEGPILLQGTVEVRDDDTPDTLAARVQAKERELVPQAIRLIAEGRVTIEDGRTRIAEG; from the coding sequence GTGGCTGGAATTGCGACGCCTCCGCTGCGGCTCGCCGTCCTGCTCTCCGGCAGCGGCACGAGCCTCGAGAACCTCTTCGAACACATCGACGCCGGTCTCCCCGCCGAGGTCGTCTGCGTCGTGTCCTCGAAGAAGAGTGCCTTCGGCCTCGAGCGGGCGGAACGCCGCGGCGTGCCGGCGATCGCGGTCCCGCGACGGGAGTACGCGGACGGGGCCGCCTTCAACGACGCGCTCCACGAGGCGCTCGCGCCCTACGACCCGGACCTCGTCTGCCTGCTCGGCTTCCTCTCGATCTTCGAGCTGCGCGGACGCTACGAGGGCAAGTGCCTGAACGTGCACCCCGCGCTCGTCCCCGCCTTCTCGGGCAAGGGCTTCTACGGTCATCACGTGCACGAAGCCGTCCTCGCGAAGGGCGTGAAGCTGACGGGGGCGACCGTCCACTACGCGAGCGAGGAGTACGACGAGGGACCGATCCTGCTCCAGGGCACGGTCGAGGTCCGCGACGACGACACGCCGGACACCCTCGCCGCCCGGGTCCAGGCGAAGGAGCGCGAGCTCGTCCCCCAGGCGATCCGGCTGATCGCCGAAGGACGCGTCACGATCGAGGACGGGCGGACCCGAATCGCGGAGGGCTGA
- the metF gene encoding methylenetetrahydrofolate reductase [NAD(P)H], giving the protein MGITEIYATASGPILSYEFFPPKTDAGYRSLFRTIEELKQLDPGFVSVTMGAGGTTREKTVDLTIEITRDIGLVTMCHLPCTGYRPEQVTAILDQLEAGGVRNILALRGDPPKDDPDFVNPPEAFDYANELVEFIAARGGFTIGGACSPEIHPEAPDLATDLIHLKSKVDAGCEFVISNLFLDNQKFFDFEVAARAAGIECPIIPGIMPIATVSGIRRMAGVNNTSFPDELNAELDRVDGDDEATYALGVRWATEQCRELIEHGVPGIHLFTLNRSPASREIHHNLFD; this is encoded by the coding sequence ATGGGCATCACCGAGATCTACGCCACTGCGAGCGGACCGATCCTTTCCTACGAGTTCTTCCCTCCGAAGACCGACGCCGGCTACCGCTCCCTCTTCCGGACGATCGAGGAGCTGAAGCAGCTCGATCCGGGCTTCGTCTCGGTCACGATGGGCGCCGGCGGCACCACCCGCGAGAAGACCGTCGATCTGACGATCGAGATCACCCGTGACATCGGCCTCGTCACGATGTGTCACCTCCCCTGCACCGGCTACCGCCCGGAACAGGTCACCGCGATCCTCGACCAGCTCGAAGCGGGCGGGGTCCGGAACATCCTCGCCCTGCGCGGCGACCCGCCGAAGGACGACCCGGACTTCGTGAATCCGCCGGAGGCCTTCGACTACGCGAACGAGCTCGTCGAGTTCATCGCCGCGCGCGGCGGCTTCACGATCGGCGGGGCCTGCTCCCCCGAAATCCACCCCGAAGCGCCGGATCTGGCGACCGACCTGATCCACCTGAAGAGCAAGGTCGACGCCGGCTGCGAGTTCGTGATCAGCAATCTCTTCCTCGACAACCAGAAGTTCTTCGACTTCGAGGTGGCGGCGCGCGCGGCGGGGATCGAGTGCCCGATCATCCCGGGCATCATGCCGATCGCGACGGTCTCGGGGATCCGGCGCATGGCCGGCGTCAACAACACGTCCTTCCCGGACGAGCTGAACGCCGAGCTCGACCGCGTCGACGGGGACGACGAGGCGACCTATGCCCTCGGTGTGCGCTGGGCGACGGAGCAGTGCCGCGAGCTGATCGAGCACGGCGTGCCCGGAATCCACCTCTTCACGCTGAACCGATCTCCCGCCTCCCGCGAGATCCACCACAACCTCTTCGACTAG
- a CDS encoding carbohydrate kinase family protein, with amino-acid sequence MSVLVTGSVAVDHIMVFEDHFRNHFVSDKLEKLNVAFHVPEMTKKFGGTGGNIAYNLARLGIDPLLLAAVGPDLGAYGDWMDRSGVRRDHLYVIEDEYCSACFITTDAGNNQLISFHPGAMDRAHEKKIADVDEDFSVGIVSPNGRQAMIDYARDLKAAGKLTVVDPGQGLPILDEDDLITALSGAAVYIVNEYEWELTREKTGLDEDGVAEKVGALIVTRGEDGSLLRKGGLDCGIVVENERTEIAPVKAAEVVDPTGCGDAYRAGLLYGIANGLSLETGTRLGSLMGALKVARSGPQGIELDLAGIRSEYRSVFGEDF; translated from the coding sequence ATGTCCGTTCTCGTCACCGGATCCGTCGCCGTCGATCACATCATGGTCTTCGAGGACCATTTCCGGAACCACTTCGTGAGCGACAAGCTCGAGAAGCTGAACGTCGCCTTCCACGTCCCCGAGATGACGAAGAAGTTTGGCGGGACCGGCGGGAACATCGCCTACAACCTGGCGCGGCTCGGAATCGATCCGTTGCTGCTCGCCGCGGTCGGTCCCGACCTCGGCGCCTACGGCGACTGGATGGATCGGAGCGGCGTGCGCCGCGACCACCTCTACGTGATCGAGGACGAGTACTGCTCGGCGTGCTTCATCACGACGGATGCCGGGAACAACCAGCTGATCTCGTTCCATCCCGGCGCGATGGATCGCGCGCACGAGAAGAAGATCGCGGACGTCGACGAGGACTTCTCGGTCGGCATCGTCTCGCCCAACGGTCGGCAGGCCATGATCGACTACGCGCGGGACCTGAAGGCCGCCGGCAAGCTCACGGTCGTCGATCCGGGGCAGGGCCTGCCGATCCTCGACGAGGACGACCTGATCACGGCGCTCTCCGGGGCCGCGGTCTACATCGTGAACGAGTACGAATGGGAGCTCACCCGCGAGAAGACGGGCCTCGACGAGGACGGTGTCGCGGAGAAGGTCGGCGCGCTGATCGTGACCCGGGGCGAGGACGGATCGCTGCTCCGCAAGGGCGGCCTCGACTGCGGGATCGTCGTCGAGAACGAACGGACGGAGATCGCGCCGGTCAAGGCGGCCGAGGTCGTCGACCCGACGGGCTGCGGCGACGCGTATCGCGCCGGCCTCCTCTACGGGATCGCGAACGGGCTCTCCCTCGAGACGGGCACCCGCCTCGGCAGCCTGATGGGCGCGCTCAAGGTCGCGCGCAGCGGGCCGCAGGGGATCGAGCTCGACCTCGCCGGGATCCGGAGCGAGTACCGGAGCGTCTTCGGCGAGGACTTCTGA
- a CDS encoding NAD(P)/FAD-dependent oxidoreductase — MAEDGFDVVVIGAGVVGLAIAARLASERRSVLVLERETGIARGVTSRNSEVIHAGIYYPAESLKALSCVEGRERLYAWCESRRVDHRRTEKLIVATAPAEVPTLESLLDKGRTNGVVGLELIDASACRALEPSVRAHAAIRSPVTGIVDAHGFCASLLAEAEAKGAILAVAKNVVGLARGSAGWRVEVRAEGEPSVETISAGSVVDAAGLDADRVAALAGIDLDAHRLRQHPCKGDYFVLGPGKAVSTSRLIYPVPQQAGLGIHLTLDLAGRPRFGPDATYVESRDDFEVEATKAPRFREAVARYLPDLADATLSPDYAGIRPKLAGPGEAFRDFVVEEGSDWGAPGFIGCLGIESPGLTAALALAERVAGLLSA; from the coding sequence ATGGCCGAGGACGGATTCGACGTCGTCGTGATCGGAGCCGGGGTGGTCGGCCTCGCGATCGCCGCGCGCCTCGCCTCGGAAAGGCGGTCGGTCCTCGTCCTCGAACGGGAGACCGGGATCGCGCGCGGGGTCACGAGTCGCAACAGCGAAGTGATCCACGCGGGGATCTACTATCCGGCAGAGAGCCTCAAGGCCTTGTCCTGCGTGGAGGGGCGTGAACGGCTCTACGCGTGGTGCGAATCGCGCCGCGTCGATCACCGCCGGACGGAGAAGCTGATCGTCGCGACGGCGCCCGCCGAGGTTCCCACCCTCGAGTCGCTCCTCGACAAGGGACGCACCAACGGCGTCGTCGGCCTCGAGCTGATCGACGCGTCCGCGTGTCGGGCGCTCGAGCCGAGCGTGCGCGCCCATGCGGCGATCCGCTCGCCGGTGACCGGGATCGTGGACGCGCACGGGTTCTGCGCGAGTCTGCTCGCCGAGGCGGAGGCGAAGGGCGCGATCCTCGCCGTGGCGAAGAACGTCGTCGGCCTCGCGCGAGGGTCGGCGGGCTGGCGAGTCGAGGTCCGAGCCGAGGGCGAGCCGAGCGTGGAGACGATTTCCGCGGGGAGCGTCGTCGACGCCGCAGGTCTCGACGCGGATCGGGTCGCCGCGCTCGCCGGTATCGACCTCGATGCCCACCGACTCCGGCAGCATCCCTGCAAGGGGGACTACTTCGTCCTCGGACCGGGCAAGGCCGTCTCCACCTCGCGGCTGATCTATCCGGTCCCGCAGCAGGCCGGCCTCGGGATCCATCTCACCCTCGACCTCGCGGGGCGGCCTCGCTTCGGGCCGGACGCGACCTATGTCGAGAGCCGGGACGACTTCGAGGTCGAAGCGACGAAGGCGCCGCGCTTTCGAGAGGCGGTCGCGCGCTACCTGCCGGACCTCGCCGACGCGACGCTCTCGCCGGACTACGCCGGCATTCGTCCCAAGCTGGCGGGCCCGGGGGAGGCGTTTCGCGACTTCGTGGTCGAGGAAGGCAGCGACTGGGGCGCCCCGGGATTCATCGGATGTCTGGGGATCGAGTCCCCGGGACTCACGGCCGCGCTCGCGCTCGCCGAGCGCGTGGCCGGCCTGCTCTCCGCTTGA
- a CDS encoding DUF4166 domain-containing protein, which yields MTSDARESIVRRALGADFEKLHPELRKRHAFASADGVYSVGTGVMDRIWTGSIIFRPFLLIGSMRNIMFPESGENVPFRIECWAYRDRFDRETISLNRSYGLRRARRFDEYVVDVPDSPSLIIYVGSHQHLAVDIAVSSSERGGIEFRTGRQRLMLGPFRLPFPLFASAEAVVHEWYDEEAAEFRIDGRVRNRLFGDVFGAVGRFQASVEAIPAEGVPARIRPVREEARW from the coding sequence ATGACGTCCGACGCCAGGGAATCCATTGTTCGACGGGCGCTCGGCGCCGACTTCGAGAAGCTCCATCCCGAGCTCCGAAAGCGACATGCGTTCGCGAGCGCCGACGGGGTCTACTCGGTCGGGACCGGAGTGATGGACCGGATCTGGACGGGGTCGATTATCTTCAGGCCCTTCCTGCTGATCGGTTCGATGCGGAACATCATGTTCCCCGAGAGCGGCGAGAACGTTCCGTTTCGGATCGAGTGTTGGGCCTACCGAGATCGATTCGATCGCGAGACGATCTCGCTCAACCGGAGCTATGGCCTGCGACGGGCCCGGCGCTTCGACGAGTACGTGGTCGACGTCCCCGATTCGCCCTCGCTGATCATCTACGTCGGCAGCCACCAGCACCTCGCCGTCGACATCGCGGTGTCCTCGAGCGAGCGAGGTGGAATCGAGTTCAGGACCGGGCGACAACGCTTGATGCTCGGGCCCTTCCGGCTTCCCTTTCCCCTCTTCGCCTCGGCGGAGGCCGTCGTCCACGAGTGGTACGACGAAGAGGCCGCCGAGTTCCGGATCGATGGGCGCGTCCGGAATCGTCTCTTCGGTGACGTGTTCGGAGCGGTGGGTCGATTCCAGGCCTCGGTCGAGGCGATTCCTGCGGAAGGCGTCCCGGCGCGGATTCGACCCGTGCGTGAGGAAGCGCGCTGGTAG
- a CDS encoding protein phosphatase 2C domain-containing protein, producing MQTAFLRGRDHQQIGRLELEGLPRAAVALSRGGARKTYSHTDPNEDCVAFALGEGGSLAIAADGHHGELGSEAAVEILLERFASAWTSGSSPAVGEAAWREQGIEALMAANRAILEVAGRNQLPPAPTTFVAALVRPQDDLLLHLSVGDSHLFAVDSGYAIELGGRDPSWKFTPFLGYEEARPELLDQYAKIGMRSLSDLRAVVLATDGLSEPGIGVADPASAVQTAVGHVALEAPADRCAVDTCRTVVETAMHAHRSQKAGDNMGCSVLWLEG from the coding sequence ATGCAGACCGCCTTCCTTCGTGGACGCGACCATCAACAGATCGGCCGACTCGAGCTCGAAGGCTTGCCCCGCGCCGCCGTTGCGCTCTCGCGCGGCGGCGCGCGTAAGACCTACTCGCATACCGATCCGAACGAGGACTGCGTCGCCTTCGCGCTCGGTGAAGGCGGGAGCCTCGCGATCGCGGCGGACGGACACCACGGCGAGCTCGGCTCGGAGGCGGCGGTCGAGATCCTGCTCGAACGCTTCGCGTCCGCATGGACGAGCGGCTCGTCTCCGGCGGTCGGGGAAGCCGCCTGGCGCGAACAGGGCATCGAAGCGCTGATGGCCGCCAACCGCGCGATCCTCGAAGTCGCCGGTCGCAACCAGCTCCCGCCGGCCCCGACGACCTTCGTCGCCGCCCTCGTCCGGCCGCAGGACGATCTCCTGCTCCACCTTTCCGTCGGCGACAGCCACCTCTTCGCCGTCGACAGCGGCTACGCGATCGAGCTCGGCGGCCGCGACCCGTCCTGGAAGTTCACGCCCTTCCTCGGGTACGAGGAAGCCCGTCCGGAGCTCCTCGACCAGTACGCGAAGATCGGAATGCGAAGCCTCTCCGACCTGCGCGCGGTCGTGCTCGCGACCGACGGCCTCTCGGAGCCGGGGATCGGCGTCGCCGACCCGGCCTCGGCGGTGCAGACGGCGGTCGGCCACGTCGCCCTGGAGGCACCGGCCGATCGATGCGCCGTCGACACCTGCCGCACGGTCGTCGAGACCGCGATGCACGCCCACCGGAGCCAGAAGGCCGGCGACAACATGGGCTGTTCGGTGCTCTGGCTGGAGGGCTAG
- a CDS encoding acyl-CoA desaturase, whose amino-acid sequence MSESAIASIPISDEEQKRSAPQAPPRPEGDVETEGLWSRLGAIPSMVYWTIHAGCLVALYTGVGAFEIALCLGLFWARLFGITAGYHRYFAHKTFKTSRAFQFGLAVLGCAAVQKGPLWWAGGHRRHHRYSDQEGDLHSPRKGFWWSHQGWIFSGEFEETELDRIRDFGAYPELVWLNRWHIVVPISLALLCYAIDGLAGLVWGFCVSTVLLWHSTYTINSLAHRWGSQRYETGDDSRNNLWLALLTLGEGWHNNHHHYMASARQGFFWWEIDVTYYVLRAFQAVGLVWDIREPPTSVVHPRQKPARTSLAA is encoded by the coding sequence GTGAGCGAATCCGCGATCGCCTCGATCCCGATCTCCGATGAAGAGCAGAAGCGCAGCGCGCCGCAGGCCCCGCCGCGCCCCGAAGGCGACGTCGAGACCGAGGGCCTCTGGAGCCGACTCGGTGCCATCCCGTCGATGGTGTACTGGACGATCCACGCCGGCTGTCTGGTCGCGCTCTACACCGGCGTCGGCGCCTTCGAGATCGCCCTCTGCCTGGGCCTCTTCTGGGCACGCCTCTTCGGGATCACCGCCGGCTACCACCGGTACTTCGCACACAAGACCTTCAAGACGAGCCGCGCCTTCCAGTTCGGCCTGGCCGTTCTCGGCTGCGCCGCCGTCCAGAAAGGACCCCTGTGGTGGGCCGGCGGCCATCGCCGCCACCACCGGTACTCCGATCAGGAGGGCGACCTCCACTCCCCGCGCAAGGGCTTCTGGTGGTCCCACCAGGGTTGGATCTTCTCGGGGGAGTTCGAGGAAACCGAGCTCGATCGCATCCGCGACTTCGGCGCCTACCCGGAGCTCGTCTGGCTGAACCGCTGGCACATCGTCGTGCCGATCTCCCTCGCGCTCCTCTGTTATGCGATCGACGGCCTTGCCGGACTCGTCTGGGGCTTCTGCGTCTCGACGGTGCTGCTCTGGCACTCGACGTACACGATCAACTCGCTGGCCCACCGCTGGGGCAGTCAGCGCTACGAGACCGGCGACGACTCGCGCAACAACCTCTGGCTCGCGCTGCTCACCCTCGGCGAGGGCTGGCACAACAACCACCACCACTACATGGCCTCCGCACGCCAGGGCTTCTTCTGGTGGGAGATCGACGTCACCTACTACGTGCTGCGCGCCTTCCAGGCCGTCGGCCTCGTCTGGGACATCCGCGAGCCCCCGACGAGCGTCGTCCACCCCAGGCAGAAGCCCGCCCGGACCTCGCTCGCCGCCTGA
- the typA gene encoding translational GTPase TypA: MSESGVREDLRNVAIIAHVDHGKTTLVDGLLKACGAFRENESVEDRVMDSGDIEKERGITIQSKSTAVVYEGVRIQLVDTPGHADFGGEVERVLGMADAALLLCDAYEGVMPQTRFVLRKALDHGLRPILVVNKIDKPEERAEQVVDEVFDLLVELGADDTQLEFPVVYASAKQGLATTEYGGEMKDLVPVLETILEHAPPPKVDETAPLQFQAVTLGYDSFVGRLVIGRVVRGKMKRGAPVVRVGEEGVLDNFRITKLFGTLGTDRVEIEEARAGDIVIVAGVDSIQVGDTVCEPNQIDALPRIAIDPPTIRVSLSVNNSPFAGRDGKYVTSRQIGERLEREGMSNISIVIERTDKQDTFAVSGRGELQLAVLIETLRREGYEFAVSRPEIIVQEVAGKQCEPVEEVVADVPETAAGSVMEKLAQRKGRMDTMEHHGDRVQMRFIVPSRGLFGYRGEFLTDTRGEGILYRTVQGFEPFAGDLPGRNVGPVVCTDLGRTTPHAIFKIQERATLFVPPGVDVYEGQIVGESRRAGDLNVNLTKAKKLDNMRASGRDENVIITPHKKLTIEEALGWIEDDELLEVTPVDLRLRKKVLSQSFRKR, encoded by the coding sequence ATGTCCGAGTCCGGTGTCCGAGAGGACCTGCGCAACGTCGCGATCATCGCCCACGTCGACCACGGCAAGACGACCCTCGTCGACGGCCTGCTGAAGGCCTGTGGCGCCTTTCGCGAGAACGAGTCCGTCGAAGACCGGGTCATGGACTCGGGCGACATCGAGAAAGAGCGCGGGATCACGATCCAGAGCAAGAGTACCGCCGTCGTCTACGAGGGTGTGCGCATCCAGCTCGTCGACACCCCCGGCCACGCCGATTTCGGGGGCGAGGTCGAGCGCGTGCTCGGAATGGCGGATGCGGCGTTGCTCCTGTGCGACGCGTACGAAGGCGTCATGCCGCAGACGCGCTTCGTGCTCCGCAAGGCCCTCGACCACGGGCTTCGACCGATTCTGGTCGTGAACAAGATCGACAAGCCAGAGGAACGCGCCGAGCAGGTGGTCGACGAGGTCTTCGACCTGCTCGTCGAGCTCGGGGCCGACGACACGCAGCTCGAGTTTCCGGTCGTCTACGCCTCCGCCAAGCAGGGACTCGCGACGACCGAGTACGGTGGCGAGATGAAGGACCTCGTCCCCGTGCTCGAGACGATCCTCGAGCACGCCCCGCCGCCGAAGGTCGACGAGACCGCCCCGCTCCAGTTCCAGGCCGTGACCCTCGGCTACGACTCGTTCGTCGGCCGTCTCGTGATCGGTCGCGTGGTGCGCGGGAAGATGAAGCGCGGTGCGCCGGTGGTTCGCGTGGGCGAAGAAGGCGTCCTGGACAATTTCCGGATCACCAAGCTCTTCGGCACGCTGGGCACCGACCGCGTCGAGATCGAGGAAGCCCGCGCGGGCGACATCGTGATCGTCGCCGGCGTCGACTCCATCCAGGTCGGCGACACCGTCTGCGAGCCGAACCAGATCGACGCGCTGCCGCGGATCGCGATCGACCCGCCGACGATCCGGGTGAGCCTCTCGGTCAACAACTCGCCCTTCGCCGGGCGAGACGGCAAGTACGTCACGAGCCGACAGATCGGCGAGCGCCTCGAACGGGAGGGCATGTCGAACATCTCGATCGTGATCGAGCGGACCGACAAGCAGGACACGTTCGCGGTCTCGGGCCGTGGCGAGCTCCAGCTCGCGGTCCTGATCGAGACGCTCCGTCGCGAGGGCTACGAGTTCGCGGTCTCGCGTCCCGAGATCATCGTCCAGGAAGTCGCCGGCAAGCAGTGCGAACCCGTCGAGGAGGTGGTGGCCGATGTGCCCGAGACCGCCGCCGGCTCGGTCATGGAGAAGCTCGCCCAGCGCAAGGGCCGCATGGATACGATGGAGCACCACGGCGATCGTGTGCAGATGCGCTTCATCGTCCCCAGTCGCGGCCTCTTCGGCTATCGCGGCGAGTTCCTGACGGACACCCGAGGCGAAGGCATCCTCTACCGAACGGTCCAGGGATTCGAGCCCTTCGCCGGCGACCTGCCGGGCCGGAACGTCGGCCCGGTCGTCTGCACGGACCTGGGCAGGACGACGCCCCACGCGATCTTCAAGATCCAGGAGCGGGCGACGCTCTTCGTGCCGCCGGGCGTCGACGTCTACGAGGGCCAGATCGTCGGCGAGAGCCGCCGCGCCGGCGACCTCAACGTGAACCTCACGAAGGCGAAGAAGCTCGACAACATGCGCGCCTCCGGTCGCGACGAGAACGTGATCATCACGCCGCACAAGAAGCTCACGATCGAAGAGGCCCTCGGCTGGATCGAGGACGACGAGCTCCTCGAAGTCACGCCGGTCGATCTCCGCCTTCGAAAGAAGGTGCTCTCCCAGAGCTTCCGGAAGCGCTGA
- a CDS encoding phytanoyl-CoA dioxygenase family protein codes for MDTHLLELTDDERKRYEEDGFFARASVFGPEDLERLRAAAERVAASAKRAALAKAEAVERAEASEGDDYRIDGNRYVEAADATVQYEHDEGSETIRVIEPFHHLDPVFETLVEDPRLVVPLCGVLDADRIALWTDKLNLKRPREGSGFRWHQDSPYWSHVCSHCDQLPNVMITLDDADRGNGCFRVIRGSHAKGFLPGIHDGTALGPLFTDPEVFDERDEWLAELPAGSLVVFSAHTVHGSQPNESDRARRAIVLTYQPADESMFKLEGVKNFEKPAART; via the coding sequence TTGGACACGCACCTCCTCGAGCTGACCGACGACGAACGCAAGCGCTACGAAGAAGACGGCTTCTTCGCGCGCGCTTCCGTGTTCGGTCCCGAGGATCTCGAGCGGCTCCGGGCGGCGGCCGAGCGCGTCGCCGCGAGCGCGAAGCGGGCGGCTCTCGCCAAGGCCGAGGCGGTCGAGCGCGCCGAGGCGTCCGAGGGCGACGACTATCGGATCGACGGCAACCGCTACGTCGAGGCCGCCGATGCGACGGTGCAGTACGAGCACGACGAAGGCAGCGAAACGATCCGCGTGATCGAGCCCTTCCACCACCTCGACCCGGTCTTCGAGACCCTCGTCGAGGATCCCCGGCTCGTCGTACCGCTCTGCGGCGTGCTCGACGCGGATCGGATCGCGCTCTGGACCGACAAGCTCAACCTGAAGCGTCCGCGCGAGGGCTCGGGCTTCCGCTGGCACCAGGACTCACCGTACTGGAGCCACGTCTGCTCCCACTGCGACCAGCTTCCGAACGTGATGATCACCCTCGACGACGCGGATCGGGGCAACGGCTGCTTTCGCGTGATCCGCGGGAGCCACGCGAAGGGCTTCCTGCCCGGCATCCACGACGGCACCGCCCTCGGCCCGCTCTTCACGGATCCCGAGGTCTTCGACGAGCGCGACGAGTGGCTCGCGGAGCTGCCGGCGGGCAGCCTCGTCGTGTTCAGCGCCCACACCGTCCACGGCAGCCAGCCGAACGAGTCCGACCGCGCGCGGCGCGCGATCGTCCTCACCTACCAGCCGGCGGACGAGTCGATGTTCAAGCTCGAGGGCGTGAAGAACTTCGAGAAGCCTGCCGCGCGCACCTGA
- a CDS encoding carbonic anhydrase family protein, with translation MPNPTRSHRLPRPGRLFPALALSCAALATPSLAEETLFAAATIEPRDGIHLQSPIDLPATPPKSAKQHEIAIHYADTAEHLIHRDHTIEMQYDPGSEVEFDGRHYALEQLHFHTPSEHLIAHRRFPVELHLVHHDGEGRALVLGLLFDVGPPNPFLERILQDAPRDIGRVDLEGHLDVSKLFPDETHFYSYEGSLTTAPYDEGIQWLILSEHPTVSPEQVVRLLVLEGGNARPVQPLHGREIDGG, from the coding sequence ATGCCGAATCCGACTCGAAGCCACCGCCTGCCGCGTCCCGGCCGGCTCTTCCCCGCCCTCGCCCTCTCCTGCGCGGCGCTCGCGACCCCGAGCCTCGCCGAAGAGACGCTCTTCGCCGCCGCGACGATCGAGCCGCGAGACGGGATCCATCTCCAGTCTCCGATCGATCTGCCTGCGACGCCCCCGAAGAGCGCGAAGCAGCACGAGATCGCGATCCACTACGCCGACACGGCGGAGCACCTGATCCACCGTGATCACACGATCGAGATGCAGTACGACCCGGGGAGCGAGGTCGAGTTCGACGGCCGCCACTACGCCCTCGAGCAGCTCCATTTCCACACGCCGTCCGAGCACCTGATCGCCCACCGCCGCTTCCCGGTCGAACTCCATCTGGTTCACCACGACGGCGAGGGCCGTGCGCTCGTCCTCGGCCTCCTCTTCGACGTCGGCCCGCCGAACCCGTTCCTCGAGCGCATCCTGCAGGACGCCCCGCGCGACATCGGCCGCGTCGACCTGGAGGGCCATCTCGACGTCTCGAAGCTGTTCCCCGACGAGACGCACTTCTACTCCTACGAGGGATCGCTCACGACCGCGCCCTACGACGAAGGCATCCAGTGGCTGATCCTCTCGGAGCACCCGACGGTCTCGCCCGAGCAGGTGGTCCGCCTGCTCGTCCTCGAGGGCGGCAACGCGCGGCCGGTGCAGCCGCTCCACGGACGCGAGATCGACGGCGGCTAG
- the thrH gene encoding bifunctional phosphoserine phosphatase/homoserine phosphotransferase ThrH translates to MEIACLDLEGVLIPEVWINFAERTGIDALKATTRDIPDYDELMTQRLEILREHKLGIGDIQEVIDGMDPLPGAAEALDWLRERFQVVILSDTFYEFAEPFMRKLGWPTILCHKLEIDGEGMITNYLIRQPDPKRASVKAFHSLKFRCIATGDSYNDTTMLSEAEAGILFRPPQNVIDEFPQFPVAREYDELQAEFAKASLRDL, encoded by the coding sequence ATGGAAATCGCCTGCCTCGATCTCGAAGGGGTCCTGATCCCCGAAGTCTGGATCAACTTCGCCGAGCGAACGGGAATCGACGCGTTGAAGGCGACGACCCGCGACATCCCGGACTACGACGAGCTGATGACCCAGCGACTCGAGATCCTGCGCGAGCACAAGCTCGGGATCGGCGACATCCAGGAAGTGATCGACGGGATGGATCCCCTTCCCGGTGCCGCCGAGGCCCTCGACTGGCTGCGCGAGCGCTTCCAGGTCGTGATCCTCTCGGACACGTTCTACGAGTTCGCCGAGCCCTTCATGCGCAAGCTCGGCTGGCCGACGATCCTCTGCCACAAGCTCGAGATCGACGGCGAGGGGATGATCACGAACTACTTGATCCGCCAGCCCGACCCCAAGCGGGCCTCGGTGAAGGCCTTCCACTCGCTCAAGTTCCGCTGCATCGCGACCGGCGACTCGTACAACGACACGACGATGCTCTCCGAAGCGGAGGCCGGGATCCTCTTCCGACCGCCGCAGAACGTGATCGACGAGTTCCCGCAATTCCCGGTCGCGCGCGAATACGACGAGCTCCAGGCGGAGTTCGCGAAGGCGTCGCTCCGGGACCTCTAG